In Comamonas sp. lk, the following proteins share a genomic window:
- the ccoS gene encoding cbb3-type cytochrome oxidase assembly protein CcoS: MDILYVLIPLSVVLVLAILAALWWAVYRGQFESVEQEGERILRDD, from the coding sequence ATGGACATTCTCTATGTGTTGATACCGCTTTCGGTCGTGCTGGTGCTGGCCATTCTTGCGGCCCTTTGGTGGGCAGTTTACCGGGGACAGTTCGAGAGCGTGGAACAAGAAGGCGAGCGCATTCTTCGCGACGATTGA